Proteins co-encoded in one Chloroflexota bacterium genomic window:
- a CDS encoding phosphoribosylanthranilate isomerase has product MEPTALPRVKICCIASISEAWTAIRYGASAVGLVSEMPSGPGPIDEALIAEIARQLPPAIGSFLLTSRQDAAEIIAQQKRCGVNTIQLCDRLVSGSYADLRAAMPGVALVQVIHVTGWEALDEARAVAPHVNGILLDSGRPSLPVKELGGTGRTHDWAISRRIREEVDVPVFLAGGLRPDNVAEAIRQVRPYGVDVCTGVRTNGVLDEGKLAAFFHSVRSV; this is encoded by the coding sequence GTGGAACCCACTGCGCTGCCGAGAGTGAAGATCTGCTGTATCGCCAGTATCTCCGAGGCCTGGACCGCCATCCGCTACGGTGCCTCTGCCGTCGGTCTGGTTTCAGAGATGCCGAGCGGCCCCGGTCCCATTGACGAGGCCCTGATCGCCGAAATCGCCAGGCAACTGCCACCGGCCATCGGCTCGTTCCTGCTCACCAGCCGCCAGGATGCAGCGGAGATCATCGCCCAGCAGAAGCGCTGTGGCGTGAACACCATCCAGTTGTGCGATCGGCTCGTCTCGGGGAGTTACGCTGACCTGCGGGCGGCGATGCCCGGCGTAGCCCTGGTGCAGGTGATCCACGTCACCGGCTGGGAGGCGCTGGACGAGGCGCGCGCGGTAGCGCCTCACGTGAACGGCATCCTACTGGATTCGGGCCGGCCCTCGCTGCCGGTCAAGGAACTGGGCGGGACCGGGCGGACGCATGATTGGGCCATCAGCCGCCGCATCCGGGAAGAGGTGGATGTGCCGGTGTTCCTGGCCGGCGGGTTGCGGCCGGACAACGTGGCCGAGGCCATTCGCCAGGTTCGGCCATACGGTGTGGACGTTTGTACGGGCGTGCGGACGAACGGCGTACTGGATGAGGGCAAACTGGCCGCGTTTTTCCACAGCGTGCGGAGCGTCTGA